The following are encoded together in the Malaya genurostris strain Urasoe2022 chromosome 3, Malgen_1.1, whole genome shotgun sequence genome:
- the LOC131437333 gene encoding cytochrome P450 9e2-like yields the protein MELDWVYLLPFTVLLVVCGYLLTRNEDDYYRKISISSIPLGFFSPIFLSFLFRRISSSDFIKTIYDRYATDRVVGMSDSQGRVFMLLDPELIKTVAIKNFDHFTDRRPSFWNANAKNPKTVMNRTLFTLAGDNWRNMRATLSPAFTGSKMRLMFQLVLECCETMVRHYREKLNSLDSREFEMKDIFSRFSNDVIATCAFGIKVDSLKYPHNDFYINGKKITHFQRLSVLLRLVAISSFPKITDILGVEIVDRAQLKYISELIMNAVETKTAKNIDRPDMIHLLIEARKGILKNQQDSEYNDGFAVVQESDVGQIQNSFKMTDLDMVAQCLIFLFAGFDTVSTCLTFLVYELTINTDIQQKLYEEVEQTAKQLDGFPLNYEVLQKMKYMDMCVSESLRLWPPIAMVDRLCVQNYRVDDGQLQFTIEKGTGVSIPIYGLHRDSRYFPDPERFDPERFSDDNKADINMGAYVPFGVGPRNCIGSRFALMEVKAIVFHMLLNFSFERTNKTPVPMRLMRGTISVTSERDVTVALKLRK from the exons ATGGAATTGGATTGGGTTTACTTGCTACCATTTACAGTTTTATTGGTTGTGTGTGGCTACCTGCTGACAAGAAATGAAGATGACTACTATCGAAAAATTTCAATCTCTTCTATACCATTGGGATTTTTTTCTCCGATCTTCCTGTCGTTTCTATTTAGGAGAATTTCATCTTCGGATTTCATTAAAACTATTTACGACAGATACGCCACTGACAG GGTTGTTGGAATGTCTGATTCACAGGGACGAGTTTTTATGCTGTTGGATCCAGAGTTGATAAAAACGGTCGCGATTAAAAACTTCGATCATTTCACGGATCGACGACCATCATTTTGGAATGCGAATGCAAAGAATCCTAAAACTGTCATGAATCGGACGCTATTTACGTTGGCTGGAGATAATTGGCGGAACATGAGAGCCACCTTGAGTCCGGCATTCACTGGCAGCAAAATGCGGTTGATGTTCCAACTGGTGCTCGAGTGTTGCGAGACTATGGTCAGACATTATCGGGAAAAACTCAACAGCTTGGATTCCAGGGAATTTGAAATGAAAGATATCTTTTCCCGGTTTAGCAATGATGTCATAGCTACATGTGCGTTTGGGATAAAGGTAGATTCACTGAAATATCCGCATAACGACTTCTACATCAATGGCAAGAAGATAACACATTTCCAAAGATTAAGTGTATTGTTGCGATTAGTTGCAATTTCAAGTTTTCCAAAAATAACAGATATATTGGGTGTGGAAATTGTCGATCGAGCACAATTAAAGTACATTTCCGAGTTGATCATGAATGCTGTAGAAACCAAAACGGCGAAGAACATTGATCGGCCCGACATGATACATTTGCTTATAGAAGCTCGAAAAGGCATATTAAAAAACCAACAAGATAGTGAATATAATGATGGATTTGCCGTCGTTCAAGAGTCTGATGTTGGACAAAtacaaaatagtttcaaaatgaCGGACTTGGACATGGTTGCTCAGTGTCTTATATTTTTATTCGCTGGGTTTGATACTGTATCCACTTGCCTCACATTTCTAGTTTATGAATTGACGATCAATACAGATATTCAACAGAAACTCTACGAAGAAGTGGAGCAAACCGCCAAGCAACTTGATGGTTTCCCGCTCAATTACGAAGTTTTGCAGAAAATGAAGTACATGGACATGTGCGTCTCAGAGAGTCTTCGTTTGTGGCCACCAATAGCAATGGTTGATAGGTTGTGTGTCCAAAACTATCGAGTAGATGATGGACAACTTCAGTTCACTATTGAGAAAGGTACAGGTGTATCTATACCGATATATGGGCTTCACCGAGACTCCAGATACTTCCCCGATCCCGAGCGTTTCGATCCGGAACGTTTTAGTGATGACAATAAGGCAGATATAAACATGGGAGCCTATGTACCGTTTGGTGTTGGCCCGAGAAATTGCATAGGGTCTAGATTCGCACTGATGGAGGTTAAGGCCATTGTGTTCCACATGTTACTGAATTTCAGTTTCGAGCGAACGAATAAAACACCAGTACCTATGCGCTTAATGCGTGGAACTATTTCTGTAACTAGCGAACGAGATGTGACGGTGGCCCTAAAATTACGCAAGTAA